The Pseudomonas fluorescens nucleotide sequence CGCGTGCAGCACCGGCATGATCGAATCGAAGTCCGGCGTACCGAGGACCATGGCCGTGAGGTTGTTCGGTGCCCGGTCCAGGCGCATGGTCGCCTCGACCACAAAGCCCAGGGTGCCCTCGGCGCCGATGAACAGCTGACGCAGGTCATAGCCGGTGGCGTTCTTGATCAGGTCCTTGTTCAGCTCGAGCAGGTCGCCCTTGCCGGTGACGACCTTGAGGCCGGCCACCCAGTTGCGGGTCATGCCGTAGCGAATCACCTTGATCCCGCCGGCATTGGTGCCGATATTGCCGCCAATCTGACTGGAACCGGCCGAGGCGAAGTCCACCGGATAGTACAGGCCCTTGTCCTCGGCAAAATCCTGCAGCTGCTGGGTAACCACCCCCGGCTGGCACACCACCGAACGGTCGAATTCGTTGAAATCGAGGATCTGGTTCATGTAGTCGAACGCCACGACCACTTCGCCGTTGGCCGCTACCGCTGCTGCCGACAGCCCGGTTCGGCCGCCCGACGGCACCAGGGCGACCTTGTGCTGGTTGGCCCAGTGGACGATGGCCTGAACCTGTTCGATGCTCTTGGGGAAAACGATGGCCGAGGGCGCGGGGGCGAAGTGCTTGGTCCAATCCTTGCCGTAGGCCTCAAGAGAAGCGGCGTCGGTCAGCACCTTACCAGGCGCTACAAGGGTCATCAGCTCATCAATCAGCGCAGAATCGGTCATCGATAGAACTCTCGAACTATTCATAGTCACCCTGAGCACTCTTCACGTCCCAGGGATGGGCGTATCGGGGGGTACTCATGCTAGCATACGCCCCCCGCTGATCGTGCTTCAGGCCGATGCTGCGAGAGCTTCACTTCCCTGCCATTTTTCTCCGGGACACAGGTTTACGCAGATGAGCAAGACTTCTCTCGATAAGAGCAAGATCAAGTTCCTTCTTCTCGAAGGCGTCCACCAATCCGCCGTGGACGTCCTCAAGGCCGCCGGGTATACCAGCATCGAGTACCTCACCGGTTCTCTGCCCGACGCTGAGTTGAAAGAAAAGATCGCTGATGCCCACTTCATCGGCATCCGCTCGCGCACTCAACTGACCGAAGAGGTTTTCGACTGCGCCAAGAAACTGGTCGCTGTCGGCTGTTTCTGCATCGGTACCAACCAGGTTGACCTGAACGCCGCTCGCGAGCGCGGTATCGCCGTGTTCAACGCGCCGTACTCCAACACCCGTTCGGTCGCCGAACTGGTGCTGGCCGAAGCGATCCTGCTGCTGCGCGGCATCCCCGAGAAAAACGCTTCCTGCCACCGTGGCGGCTGGATCAAGAGCGCGGCCAACTCCTTCGAGATCCGCGGCAAGAAGCTGGGCATCGTCGGCTACGGCTCGATCGGTACGCAACTGTCGGTCCTGGCCGAAAGCCTGGGCATGCAGGTGTTCTTCTACGACCCGCTGACCAAGCTGCCATTGGGCAACGCGACCCAGGTCACCAGCCTGAATGAGCTGCTGGGCCTGGCCGACATCGTCTCGCTGCACGTGCCTGAGCTGCCATCCACCCAGTGGATGATCGGCGAGAAAGAAATCCGCGCGATGAAGAAAGGCTCGATCCTGATCAACGCCGCCCGCGGTACCGTGGTCGAGCTGGATCACCTGGCTGCGGCAATCAAGGACAAGCACCTGATCGGCGCCGCCATCGACGTGTTCCCGGTTGAGCCGCGCTCCAACGACGAGCAGTTCGAAAGCCCGCTGCGTGGCCTGGACAACGTGATCCTGACCCCGCACATCGGCGGTTCCACCGCTGAAGCCCAGGCCAACATCGGCCTGGAAGTGGCCGAGAAGCTGGTCAAGTACAGCGACAACGGTACTTCCGTGTCGTCGGTCAACTTCCCTGAAGTGGCCCTGCCGGCGCACCCGGGCAAGCACCGCCTGTTGCACATCCACGAAAACATTCCGGGTGTACTCAGCGAAATCAACAAAGTGTTCGCCGAAAACGCGATCAACATCTCCGGTCAGTTCCTGCAGACCAACGAGAAAGTCGGTTACGTGGTAATCGACGTTGATGCCGAGTACTCAGACCTGGCGCAAGAAAAACTGCAACAGATCAAGGGCACCATCCGTTCCCGCGTACTGTTCTAACGTTCTTCGCGCAATAAATCGCGG carries:
- a CDS encoding FAD-binding oxidoreductase → MTDSALIDELMTLVAPGKVLTDAASLEAYGKDWTKHFAPAPSAIVFPKSIEQVQAIVHWANQHKVALVPSGGRTGLSAAAVAANGEVVVAFDYMNQILDFNEFDRSVVCQPGVVTQQLQDFAEDKGLYYPVDFASAGSSQIGGNIGTNAGGIKVIRYGMTRNWVAGLKVVTGKGDLLELNKDLIKNATGYDLRQLFIGAEGTLGFVVEATMRLDRAPNNLTAMVLGTPDFDSIMPVLHAFRAKLDLTAFEFFSDKALAKIMGRGDVPAPFETDCPFYVLLEFEASNEEVANDALATFEHCVEQGWVLDGVMSQSEQQLQNLWKLREYISETISHWTPYKNDISVTVSKVPAFLKDIDAIVADNYPDFEVVWYGHIGDGNLHLNILKPENLSKDEFFAKCATVNKWVFETVEKYNGSISAEHGVGMTKRDYLTYSRSPVEIQYMKAVKAAFDPNGIMNPGKIFAVE
- the serA gene encoding phosphoglycerate dehydrogenase, which gives rise to MSKTSLDKSKIKFLLLEGVHQSAVDVLKAAGYTSIEYLTGSLPDAELKEKIADAHFIGIRSRTQLTEEVFDCAKKLVAVGCFCIGTNQVDLNAARERGIAVFNAPYSNTRSVAELVLAEAILLLRGIPEKNASCHRGGWIKSAANSFEIRGKKLGIVGYGSIGTQLSVLAESLGMQVFFYDPLTKLPLGNATQVTSLNELLGLADIVSLHVPELPSTQWMIGEKEIRAMKKGSILINAARGTVVELDHLAAAIKDKHLIGAAIDVFPVEPRSNDEQFESPLRGLDNVILTPHIGGSTAEAQANIGLEVAEKLVKYSDNGTSVSSVNFPEVALPAHPGKHRLLHIHENIPGVLSEINKVFAENAINISGQFLQTNEKVGYVVIDVDAEYSDLAQEKLQQIKGTIRSRVLF